The Tenebrio molitor chromosome 5, icTenMoli1.1, whole genome shotgun sequence genome has a segment encoding these proteins:
- the LOC138131958 gene encoding fl(2)d-associated complex component-like isoform X2 gives MSKQVKRKITVNLTPKSKDISKPRPSVFERLGTKASTTQQKEFCHHWAQSGTCPYGKGCNPDEDWDQWDPEELADADPDDLEKRRQELQRELELQMKMENKARKKDKKTKKESSPSTESSTTSSDSSSSSDDSSSSSSSSTETRRKKNKKTKSKRDTSSSSDERPPKKKAKTKRTSSKSSQRGDKTKKIAAKAKPVTKSPTPPRNRKQSQTPPPKIKPGVPPLKSTESKSPRPTSRSSDRKEKHHTPSPKPKEREKDKEKEKEREKEKEREREKEREKEREREKEREREREKERNKERAKEKEKDRDKEKDYKKKESRSPKRDSRSTKDSKKRDTPDSSHSRDRKSSPSRSKGSGSSSSRRDNHKSPPPKEERGRDKKDEKDRSRGKDRQNDDKSRKDKRDSRDRDRERERERERRLAREEREAAREKEREEALARCQERQRERERLKELAKKDEERSRGRDRSRREDRGLDKPSGDRVERLLPLPEDRIPPSRKHSSDRERSDRRERDRRERTPERRKSVERREVDKDRGYERSYDRSSDRNYDRESRDHDRDRDYSSIPARIRETERRIDDKEYDSPYERTRHDDRRYLDIDDHYNENSREERLPIDSRDYAEDRRSRRELWDSRDERDIDLEHRRYTREDSRPPASLKGRDWETDYPDHDWDRARRPMDWEGRETWDGSDHKHLTEEDWRLYNWSSEERRRWPADWRERSRPRSSTSHNRDDESMSDSRRKELPARQDPRSDRSDSKTSMPEVEVKKESTGTKRPAEEAAESPVEAKKPCVVESALEDDLSEISDDADDILNRDEEVNEPASEEAVVPEQAETSSIKDQQNSSASQKSQSPSRSPHRIPKDESIDEENMDLDFEEISEDELEEESRVKGIGDALGVDWASLVAESRPRTKPMSSAKRRWESHNVLINLGISVQLAGEDLVKDILREHAEAEAKEQDEEKDKEKEVEATNMNGMREDDREKVAVSISHPIGAIQVANREKQSVRKALFSNVGPNCRALSARRDLTIRRHLCNLPLKDAYVEAPKRHDPELLKLAVQMFERCL, from the exons ATGTCTAAACAAGTAAAACGGAAAATAACGGTGAACCTTACTCCGAAAAGCAAAGATATATCGAAGCCTCGGCCCAGCGTGTTCGAGCGTTTAGGTACGAAAGCCAGCACAACTCAACAAAAAGAATTTTGCCATCACTGGGCCCAAAGCGGCACATGTCCGTACGGAAAAGGCT GTAATCCAGACGAAGACTGGGATCAGTGGGATCCCGAAGAATTAGCCGACGCGGATCCGGATGATCTAGAGAAGCGCAGACAAGAATTGCAAAGAGAGCTCGAATTGCAAATGAAGATGGAAAACAAAGCGCGCAAGAAAGACAAAAAGACAAAGAAAGAGAGCAGTCCGTCAACGGAAAGCTCGACGACCTCCTCCGACTCGAGTTCGTCGAGCGACGACTCCAGTTCAAGCAGCTCCTCGTCGACCGAGACCCGTCGTAAGAAGAACAAAAAGACTAAGTCGAAGCGCGACACGTCGTCCTCATCGGACGAGAGACCCCCCAAGAAGAAGGCCAAGACCAAGCGCACCTCTTCCAAGTCGTCCCAGCGCGGCGACAAGACCAAGAAGATCGCTGCTAAGGCGAAGCCGGTGACGAAGTCGCCGACCCCTCCACGGAATCGCAAACAGTCGCAGACACCGCCGCCCAAAATCAAACCGGGGGTCCCGCCACTGAAATCGACGGAGTCCAAGTCGCCGAGACCGACGAGTCGCTCAAGTGACAGAAAGGAGAAGCACCACACGCCGTCTCCCAAGCCAAAAGAGCGGGAGAAGGACAAGGAGAAGGAGAAAGAACGGGAGAAGGAGAAGGAGCGCGAGAGGGAGAAAGAGCGAGAGAAGGAACGCGAACGGGAGAAGGAGCGCGAGAGAGAGCGCGAAAAAGAGAGGAACAAGGAGCGGGCCAAAGAGAAAGAGAAGGACAGGGATAAGGAGAAGGACTACAAGAAGAAGGAGTCGAGGTCGCCGAAGAGGGACAGCAGATCGACGAAAGACAGCAAGAAGAGGGACACTCCAGATTCTTCGCATTCAAGGGACAGGAAGTCGTCGCCGAGCAGGTCCAAAGGAAGCGGCAGCAGTAGCAGCAGGAGAGACAATCACAAAAGTCCGCCTCCAAAGGAAGAACGGGGCAGAGACAAAAAGGACGAAAAGGATAG ATCTCGGGGGAAAGATCGTCAGAACGACGACAAGTCCCGCAAAGACAAACGCGACTCCCGAGACCGCGACCGGGAGCGAGAACGCGAACGGGAACGCCGCCTTGCGCGAGAAGAACGTGAAGCGGCGCGCGAAAAAGAACGCGAAGAGGCTCTGGCTCGGTGCCAAGAACGTCAAAGAGAGCGCGAACGgctgaaagaactcgccaagaAGGACGAAGAGAGGAGCAGAGGCCGAGACCGGAGTCGGCGCGAAGACAGAGGTCTGGACAAACCCTCCGGGGACAGAGTCGAACGATTGTTGCCCCTTCCGGAGGACAGAATTCCTCCGAGCCGGAAGCACTCGAGCGACAGGGAGAGGAGCGACAGGAGGGAACGCGACCGCAGGGAGAGAACTCCGGAGAGGAGGAAGTCGGTGGAGAGGAGAGAGGTCGACAAAGATAGAGGCTACGAGAGGAGCTACGATAGATCGAGCGATCGGAATTATGACAGGGAGTCTAGGGATCACGATCGAGACAGGGATTATTCGTCGATACCGGCGAGGATCAGAGAGACAGAGAGGAGAATAGATGACAAAGAGTACGACAGTCCGTACGAAAGAACGAGACACGACGACCGACGGTATCTAGATATAGACGATCACTACAATGAGAACTCCCGAGAGGAGCGGCTCCCGATTGACAGTAGAGATTATGCGGAGGACAGGAGGTCCCGCAGGGAGTTGTGGGACTCCAGAGATGAACGGGACATAGATTTGGAGCACCGCAGGTACACCCGAGAGGACTCGAGACCTCCAGCATCCCTTAAAGGCCGCGACTGGGAGACGGACTACCCCGACCACGACTGGGACAGAGCAAGACGTCCCATGGACTGGGAAGGACGCGAGACTTGGGACGGCTCCGACCACAAACACCTAACAGAAGAAGACTGGCGCCTGTACAACTGGTCAAGCGAAGAGAGAAGAAGATGGCCGGCGGATTGGAGGGAGAGGTCCAGGCCCAGGAGTTCGACGTCGCACAACAGAGACG ACGAATCCATGTCGGACAGTCGCAGAAAAGAGCTTCCTGCGAGGCAAGATCCTCGCTCCGACCGGTCCGACTCGAAGACGTCGATGCCCGAGGTCGAGGTGAAGAAGGAGTCCACCGGGACGAAGAGACCCGCCGAAGAAGCCGCGGAGAGTCCGGTCGAAGCGAAGAAACCTTGCGTGGTGGAGTCAGCGTTGGAGGACGATCTCAGCGAGATCAGCGATGACGCTGACGACATCTTGAACAGAGATGAG GAGGTCAACGAGCCCGCCTCCGAAGAAGCCGTGGTCCCCGAACAAGCTGAAACTTCGTCGATCAAAGACCAACAGAACTCGTCGGCGTCGCAGAAGTCGCAGTCGCCGAGCCGCTCCCCGCACCGCATCCCAAAGGACGAATCCATAGACGAGGAGAACATGGATCTGGACTTCGAAGAAATCTCGGAAGACGAGCTGGAAGAAGAGTCCCGCGTGAAAGGAATCGGGGACGCGTTGGGCGTCGACTGGGCCAGTCTGGTGGCGGAGTCGCGACCCAGGACAAAGCCGATGAGTTCGGCGAAGAGGCGATGGGAGAGCCACAACGTGCTAATCAATCTGGGAATATCGGTCCAGCTGGCTGGCGAGGACCTGGTGAAGGATATCCTGCGAGAGCACGCTGAAGCGGAAGCGAAGGAACAGGACGAAGAAAAGGACAAAGAGAAAGAAGTGGAGGCGACGAACATGAACGGAATGAGAGAGGACGACCGGGAGAAGGTCGCCGTGAGCATTTCGCACCCGATTGGGGCGATCCAAGTGGCAAATCGCGAAAAGCAATCCGTCAGGAAGGCGCTCTTTTCGAACGTGGGGCCTAACTGCAGGGCCCTGTCAGCCAGGCGCGACCTCACGATTCGGAGACACTTGTGCAACCTTCCGCTCAAAGATGCGTACGTCGAGGCTCCGAAAAGGCACGACCCGGAACTATTGAAACTGGCGGTGCAGATGTTCGAACGGTGTTTATAG
- the LOC138131958 gene encoding zinc finger CCCH domain-containing protein 13-like isoform X1 produces the protein MSKQVKRKITVNLTPKSKDISKPRPSVFERLGTKASTTQQKEFCHHWAQSGTCPYGKGCKYSSTHTLISPSKQRAAKSQTEPKRRKENAHKRLHTGNPDEDWDQWDPEELADADPDDLEKRRQELQRELELQMKMENKARKKDKKTKKESSPSTESSTTSSDSSSSSDDSSSSSSSSTETRRKKNKKTKSKRDTSSSSDERPPKKKAKTKRTSSKSSQRGDKTKKIAAKAKPVTKSPTPPRNRKQSQTPPPKIKPGVPPLKSTESKSPRPTSRSSDRKEKHHTPSPKPKEREKDKEKEKEREKEKEREREKEREKEREREKEREREREKERNKERAKEKEKDRDKEKDYKKKESRSPKRDSRSTKDSKKRDTPDSSHSRDRKSSPSRSKGSGSSSSRRDNHKSPPPKEERGRDKKDEKDRSRGKDRQNDDKSRKDKRDSRDRDRERERERERRLAREEREAAREKEREEALARCQERQRERERLKELAKKDEERSRGRDRSRREDRGLDKPSGDRVERLLPLPEDRIPPSRKHSSDRERSDRRERDRRERTPERRKSVERREVDKDRGYERSYDRSSDRNYDRESRDHDRDRDYSSIPARIRETERRIDDKEYDSPYERTRHDDRRYLDIDDHYNENSREERLPIDSRDYAEDRRSRRELWDSRDERDIDLEHRRYTREDSRPPASLKGRDWETDYPDHDWDRARRPMDWEGRETWDGSDHKHLTEEDWRLYNWSSEERRRWPADWRERSRPRSSTSHNRDDESMSDSRRKELPARQDPRSDRSDSKTSMPEVEVKKESTGTKRPAEEAAESPVEAKKPCVVESALEDDLSEISDDADDILNRDEEVNEPASEEAVVPEQAETSSIKDQQNSSASQKSQSPSRSPHRIPKDESIDEENMDLDFEEISEDELEEESRVKGIGDALGVDWASLVAESRPRTKPMSSAKRRWESHNVLINLGISVQLAGEDLVKDILREHAEAEAKEQDEEKDKEKEVEATNMNGMREDDREKVAVSISHPIGAIQVANREKQSVRKALFSNVGPNCRALSARRDLTIRRHLCNLPLKDAYVEAPKRHDPELLKLAVQMFERCL, from the exons ATGTCTAAACAAGTAAAACGGAAAATAACGGTGAACCTTACTCCGAAAAGCAAAGATATATCGAAGCCTCGGCCCAGCGTGTTCGAGCGTTTAGGTACGAAAGCCAGCACAACTCAACAAAAAGAATTTTGCCATCACTGGGCCCAAAGCGGCACATGTCCGTACGGAAAAGGCTGTAAGTATTCGTCGACACATACGTTAATAAGTCCGTCAAAGCAGAGGGCCGCGAAGAGCCAAACTGAACCCAAGCGGAGGAAGGAAAATGCTCATAAGCGATTACACACAGGTAATCCAGACGAAGACTGGGATCAGTGGGATCCCGAAGAATTAGCCGACGCGGATCCGGATGATCTAGAGAAGCGCAGACAAGAATTGCAAAGAGAGCTCGAATTGCAAATGAAGATGGAAAACAAAGCGCGCAAGAAAGACAAAAAGACAAAGAAAGAGAGCAGTCCGTCAACGGAAAGCTCGACGACCTCCTCCGACTCGAGTTCGTCGAGCGACGACTCCAGTTCAAGCAGCTCCTCGTCGACCGAGACCCGTCGTAAGAAGAACAAAAAGACTAAGTCGAAGCGCGACACGTCGTCCTCATCGGACGAGAGACCCCCCAAGAAGAAGGCCAAGACCAAGCGCACCTCTTCCAAGTCGTCCCAGCGCGGCGACAAGACCAAGAAGATCGCTGCTAAGGCGAAGCCGGTGACGAAGTCGCCGACCCCTCCACGGAATCGCAAACAGTCGCAGACACCGCCGCCCAAAATCAAACCGGGGGTCCCGCCACTGAAATCGACGGAGTCCAAGTCGCCGAGACCGACGAGTCGCTCAAGTGACAGAAAGGAGAAGCACCACACGCCGTCTCCCAAGCCAAAAGAGCGGGAGAAGGACAAGGAGAAGGAGAAAGAACGGGAGAAGGAGAAGGAGCGCGAGAGGGAGAAAGAGCGAGAGAAGGAACGCGAACGGGAGAAGGAGCGCGAGAGAGAGCGCGAAAAAGAGAGGAACAAGGAGCGGGCCAAAGAGAAAGAGAAGGACAGGGATAAGGAGAAGGACTACAAGAAGAAGGAGTCGAGGTCGCCGAAGAGGGACAGCAGATCGACGAAAGACAGCAAGAAGAGGGACACTCCAGATTCTTCGCATTCAAGGGACAGGAAGTCGTCGCCGAGCAGGTCCAAAGGAAGCGGCAGCAGTAGCAGCAGGAGAGACAATCACAAAAGTCCGCCTCCAAAGGAAGAACGGGGCAGAGACAAAAAGGACGAAAAGGATAG ATCTCGGGGGAAAGATCGTCAGAACGACGACAAGTCCCGCAAAGACAAACGCGACTCCCGAGACCGCGACCGGGAGCGAGAACGCGAACGGGAACGCCGCCTTGCGCGAGAAGAACGTGAAGCGGCGCGCGAAAAAGAACGCGAAGAGGCTCTGGCTCGGTGCCAAGAACGTCAAAGAGAGCGCGAACGgctgaaagaactcgccaagaAGGACGAAGAGAGGAGCAGAGGCCGAGACCGGAGTCGGCGCGAAGACAGAGGTCTGGACAAACCCTCCGGGGACAGAGTCGAACGATTGTTGCCCCTTCCGGAGGACAGAATTCCTCCGAGCCGGAAGCACTCGAGCGACAGGGAGAGGAGCGACAGGAGGGAACGCGACCGCAGGGAGAGAACTCCGGAGAGGAGGAAGTCGGTGGAGAGGAGAGAGGTCGACAAAGATAGAGGCTACGAGAGGAGCTACGATAGATCGAGCGATCGGAATTATGACAGGGAGTCTAGGGATCACGATCGAGACAGGGATTATTCGTCGATACCGGCGAGGATCAGAGAGACAGAGAGGAGAATAGATGACAAAGAGTACGACAGTCCGTACGAAAGAACGAGACACGACGACCGACGGTATCTAGATATAGACGATCACTACAATGAGAACTCCCGAGAGGAGCGGCTCCCGATTGACAGTAGAGATTATGCGGAGGACAGGAGGTCCCGCAGGGAGTTGTGGGACTCCAGAGATGAACGGGACATAGATTTGGAGCACCGCAGGTACACCCGAGAGGACTCGAGACCTCCAGCATCCCTTAAAGGCCGCGACTGGGAGACGGACTACCCCGACCACGACTGGGACAGAGCAAGACGTCCCATGGACTGGGAAGGACGCGAGACTTGGGACGGCTCCGACCACAAACACCTAACAGAAGAAGACTGGCGCCTGTACAACTGGTCAAGCGAAGAGAGAAGAAGATGGCCGGCGGATTGGAGGGAGAGGTCCAGGCCCAGGAGTTCGACGTCGCACAACAGAGACG ACGAATCCATGTCGGACAGTCGCAGAAAAGAGCTTCCTGCGAGGCAAGATCCTCGCTCCGACCGGTCCGACTCGAAGACGTCGATGCCCGAGGTCGAGGTGAAGAAGGAGTCCACCGGGACGAAGAGACCCGCCGAAGAAGCCGCGGAGAGTCCGGTCGAAGCGAAGAAACCTTGCGTGGTGGAGTCAGCGTTGGAGGACGATCTCAGCGAGATCAGCGATGACGCTGACGACATCTTGAACAGAGATGAG GAGGTCAACGAGCCCGCCTCCGAAGAAGCCGTGGTCCCCGAACAAGCTGAAACTTCGTCGATCAAAGACCAACAGAACTCGTCGGCGTCGCAGAAGTCGCAGTCGCCGAGCCGCTCCCCGCACCGCATCCCAAAGGACGAATCCATAGACGAGGAGAACATGGATCTGGACTTCGAAGAAATCTCGGAAGACGAGCTGGAAGAAGAGTCCCGCGTGAAAGGAATCGGGGACGCGTTGGGCGTCGACTGGGCCAGTCTGGTGGCGGAGTCGCGACCCAGGACAAAGCCGATGAGTTCGGCGAAGAGGCGATGGGAGAGCCACAACGTGCTAATCAATCTGGGAATATCGGTCCAGCTGGCTGGCGAGGACCTGGTGAAGGATATCCTGCGAGAGCACGCTGAAGCGGAAGCGAAGGAACAGGACGAAGAAAAGGACAAAGAGAAAGAAGTGGAGGCGACGAACATGAACGGAATGAGAGAGGACGACCGGGAGAAGGTCGCCGTGAGCATTTCGCACCCGATTGGGGCGATCCAAGTGGCAAATCGCGAAAAGCAATCCGTCAGGAAGGCGCTCTTTTCGAACGTGGGGCCTAACTGCAGGGCCCTGTCAGCCAGGCGCGACCTCACGATTCGGAGACACTTGTGCAACCTTCCGCTCAAAGATGCGTACGTCGAGGCTCCGAAAAGGCACGACCCGGAACTATTGAAACTGGCGGTGCAGATGTTCGAACGGTGTTTATAG
- the LOC138131960 gene encoding cytochrome P450 6a2-like isoform X1 gives MNLGVFNFSVIGLLPVATVPIFFAYYLYYKYCFTYWKKKGLPTSTPRFPFGDLSSSAWGKQSVYTRLQDLYNQFKAKGFKHAGIYFFNGPIYFPIDPKLVKKILVTDFEYFVDRGMYGNGDELPLSSHIFSMKGEEWKNIRTKMSPSFTSNKMKSIYNIVVKNCESLVKVLGPDAEERRVIDIKQVLMRFTADTIGSTSFGIDCNSLINPTTEFSQIVDRISNHSGWKLLRIAIEEGLQNPGNIEKIAYNDKVVEDFFTNLVKETIEYRDKNNVVRQDFLHMLMQLRTTGGMAFKEIVSQSFLFFIAGFKTSALTMCYCIHELAQNRELQRKVREEIHKNLGRDLSKYAYEDLIALPNLDKVVKETMRKYPPLPMLNRICVKPYRVPGTEVVIEEGTPVIISLLGLQRDPEYYPEPLKFDPERFSNENNIVPYTYLPFGDGPRNCIGLRFGMVKTKLAVASLLNEFKFIPSCRTRKHLSIDPSTTSILFNVPDGIHTKIVKI, from the exons ATGAATCTTGGTGTCTTCAATTTTTCTGTGATTGGACTCCTTCCCGTAGCTACAGTTCCAATATTTTTCGCATATTACCTCTACTACAAGTACTGCTTTACGTACTGGAAGAAAAAAGGACTACCAACTAGCACTCCTCGCTTTCCCTTTGGTGATCTGTCTTCGTCAGCCTGGGGAAAGCAGAGCGTCTACACCCGCCTCCAGGATCTCTACAATCAGTTCAAGGCGAAAGGTTTCAAACATGCAGGAATCTACTTCTTCAACGGTCCCATCTACTTCCCCATAGATCCGaaattagtgaaaaaaatattggtgaCAGATTTTGAGTACTTTGTCGATCGAGGGATGTACGGAAACGGAGATGAACTGCCTCTCAGTTCCCACATTTTCTCGATGAAAGGTGAGGAGTGGAAGAACATTCGAACAAAAATGTCGCCAAGCTTTACATCAAACAAGATGAAAAGTATTTACAATATTGTGGTGAAGAATTGCGAAAGTTTGGTAAAAGTTTTGGGACCAGACGCTGAGGAACGACGAGTGATTGATATTAAACAAGTCTTGATGAGGTTTACTGCTGACACGATCGGTTCTACTTCTTTCGGAATTGACTGCAACAGTTTGATTAACCCCACGACCGAGTTCTCTCAAATAGTCGACCGAATTTCGAATCACTCCGGGTGGAAGTTGTTGAGAATTGCCATAGAAGAAGGTCTTCAGAATCCTGGAAACATCGAAAAAATTGCATACAATGACAAAGTTGtagaagatttttttactaatCTAGTCAAGGAAACTATAGAATATCGTGATAAGAATAACGTTGTACGACAAGATTTTTTGCACATGTTGATGCAGTTGAGAACCACTGGTGGGATGGCATTTAAAGAGATAGTGTCTCAATCGTTTCTCTTTTTTATTGCCGGATTTAAAACTTCTGCTTTGACTATGTGTTACTGCATTCACGAGTTGGCCCAAAATCGAGAACTTCAAAGAAAAGTTAGGGAAGAAATTCACAAGAATTTGGGACGAGACTTGTCTAAATACGCTTATGAGGATCTCATCGCACTGCCCAATCTAGACAAAGTTGTTAAAG AAACCATGAGAAAATATCCACCTCTTCCAATGCTCAACAGGATTTGTGTTAAGCCATATCGAGTTCCTGGAACTGAGGTGGTGATAGAAGAAGGTACTCCTGTCATTATCTCTCTTTTGGGACTTCAACGAGATCCTGAGTATTATCCTGAACCACTTAAATTTGATCCAGAGCGTTTCAGTAACGAAAACAATATTGTACCTTACACTTATTTACCATTTGGTGATGGCCCTCGAAATTGTATCG GACTGAGATTTGGAATGGTGAAAACAAAACTGGCAGTAGCTTCTCTTTTGAATGAATTCAAATTTATACCGAGTTGTAGGACGAGGAAACATCTTTCTATAGACCCTAGTACTACTTCTATATTGTTCAATGTTCCCGATGGTATCCATACCAAGATTGTTAAGATCTag
- the LOC138131960 gene encoding cytochrome P450 6a2-like isoform X2 yields MNLGVFNFSVIGLLPVATVPIFFAYYLYYKYCFTYWKKKGLPTSTPRFPFGDLSSSAWGKQSVYTRLQDLYNQFKAKGFKHAGIYFFNGPIYFPIDPKLVKKILVTDFEYFVDRGMYGNGDELPLSSHIFSMKGEEWKNIRTKMSPSFTSNKMKSIYNIVVKNCESLVKVLGPDAEERRVIDIKQVLMRFTADTIGSTSFGIDCNSLINPTTEFSQIVDRISNHSGWKLLRIAIEEGLQNPGNIEKIAYNDKVVEDFFTNLVKETIEYRDKNNVVRQDFLHMLMQLRTTGGMAFKEIVSQSFLFFIAGFKTSALTMCYCIHELAQNRELQRKVREEIHKNLGRDLSKYAYEDLIALPNLDKVVKETMRKYPPLPMLNRICVKPYRVPGTEVVIEEGLRFGMVKTKLAVASLLNEFKFIPSCRTRKHLSIDPSTTSILFNVPDGIHTKIVKI; encoded by the exons ATGAATCTTGGTGTCTTCAATTTTTCTGTGATTGGACTCCTTCCCGTAGCTACAGTTCCAATATTTTTCGCATATTACCTCTACTACAAGTACTGCTTTACGTACTGGAAGAAAAAAGGACTACCAACTAGCACTCCTCGCTTTCCCTTTGGTGATCTGTCTTCGTCAGCCTGGGGAAAGCAGAGCGTCTACACCCGCCTCCAGGATCTCTACAATCAGTTCAAGGCGAAAGGTTTCAAACATGCAGGAATCTACTTCTTCAACGGTCCCATCTACTTCCCCATAGATCCGaaattagtgaaaaaaatattggtgaCAGATTTTGAGTACTTTGTCGATCGAGGGATGTACGGAAACGGAGATGAACTGCCTCTCAGTTCCCACATTTTCTCGATGAAAGGTGAGGAGTGGAAGAACATTCGAACAAAAATGTCGCCAAGCTTTACATCAAACAAGATGAAAAGTATTTACAATATTGTGGTGAAGAATTGCGAAAGTTTGGTAAAAGTTTTGGGACCAGACGCTGAGGAACGACGAGTGATTGATATTAAACAAGTCTTGATGAGGTTTACTGCTGACACGATCGGTTCTACTTCTTTCGGAATTGACTGCAACAGTTTGATTAACCCCACGACCGAGTTCTCTCAAATAGTCGACCGAATTTCGAATCACTCCGGGTGGAAGTTGTTGAGAATTGCCATAGAAGAAGGTCTTCAGAATCCTGGAAACATCGAAAAAATTGCATACAATGACAAAGTTGtagaagatttttttactaatCTAGTCAAGGAAACTATAGAATATCGTGATAAGAATAACGTTGTACGACAAGATTTTTTGCACATGTTGATGCAGTTGAGAACCACTGGTGGGATGGCATTTAAAGAGATAGTGTCTCAATCGTTTCTCTTTTTTATTGCCGGATTTAAAACTTCTGCTTTGACTATGTGTTACTGCATTCACGAGTTGGCCCAAAATCGAGAACTTCAAAGAAAAGTTAGGGAAGAAATTCACAAGAATTTGGGACGAGACTTGTCTAAATACGCTTATGAGGATCTCATCGCACTGCCCAATCTAGACAAAGTTGTTAAAG AAACCATGAGAAAATATCCACCTCTTCCAATGCTCAACAGGATTTGTGTTAAGCCATATCGAGTTCCTGGAACTGAGGTGGTGATAGAAGAAG GACTGAGATTTGGAATGGTGAAAACAAAACTGGCAGTAGCTTCTCTTTTGAATGAATTCAAATTTATACCGAGTTGTAGGACGAGGAAACATCTTTCTATAGACCCTAGTACTACTTCTATATTGTTCAATGTTCCCGATGGTATCCATACCAAGATTGTTAAGATCTag